Proteins encoded in a region of the Rutidosis leptorrhynchoides isolate AG116_Rl617_1_P2 chromosome 9, CSIRO_AGI_Rlap_v1, whole genome shotgun sequence genome:
- the LOC139866542 gene encoding cyclin-L1-1 produces MIYTAIDTFYLTDEQLQDTPSRKDGVDEATEMNLRIYGCDLIQESGILLKVPQQVMATGQVLFHRFYCKKSFVRFNVKRVAASCVWLASKLEENPRRARHVLNVFHRMECRRENLPIEHLDAFSKKYSELKNDLIRSERHLLKEMGFICHVEHPHKFISNYLATLETPPELRQEAWNLANDSLRTTLCVRFKSAVVACGVVYAAARRFYVPLPENPPWWKAFDADKSGIDEVCRVLAHLYTLPKAQYIPVCKEGGSFTLSNRSWDSPSQPVPKEGPSSGPPTLDDTSTIKVSPAAVNPDSKDASGKTAIGKLKDSTKSDDDDGQNIPVEGELKDGHVSKSKEYKTDDVSRERSRDRERERDRERDRQKVRDRERGRDSESERDREKVRDRSNRSKDRGKDHSGHAEKLKHHSSRDRDYYGSSHSSREKDRHRHHSYG; encoded by the exons ATGATTTACACAGCAATTGATACATTCTATCTAACTGACGAGCAACTTCAGGATACACCTTCTAGAAAAGATGGAGTTGATGAAGCCACTGAAATGAATCTAAGAATATATGGCTGTGATCTTATTCAAGAGAGTGGAATTTTACTTAAAGT ACCACAACAAGTAATGGCCACTGGTCAAGTTCTATTCCATCGCTTCTACTGCAAAAAGTCATTTGTTCGTTTCAACGTGAAG AGAGTTGCTGCTAGTTGTGTTTGGCTTGCTTCAAAGCTGGAGGAAAACCCTAGAAGAGCAAGACACGTTCTCAATGTTTTCCATAGAATGGAATGTAGAAGAGAGAATCTACCTATCGAACATTTGGATGCATTTTCAAAG AAATATTCAGAATTAAAGAATGATTTAATCAGATCTGAACGACATTTATTAAAAGAGATGGGTTTCATCTGCCATGTTGAACATCCTCACAAATTCATATCAAATTACCTTGCAACCCTTGAAACACCCCCTGAGTTAAGACAAGAAGCTTGGAATCTTGCAAATGATAG TTTGCGCACAACTTTATGTGTGCGGTTCAAGAGTGCCGTTGTGGCATGTGGGGTCGTATATGCTGCTGCCCGCAGATTTTATGTTCCGTTGCCAGAAAATCCGCCATGGTGGAAAGCATTTGATGCTGACAAATCGGGTATAGATGAAGTGTGTAGAGTTTTGGCTCATTTATATACTCTACCAAAGGCACAATATATACCCGTATGCAAAGAAGGCGGTTCGTTTACATTGTCTAATAGGTCATGGGATTCACCATCTCAACCCGTTCCCAAG GAAGGACCTTCAAGTGGCCCACCAACGCTTGATGACACAAGTACGATCAAGGTGTCTCCTGCAGCCGTCAATCCCGACTCTAAAGACGCGTCGGGAAAAACAGCAATCGGTAAGTTGAAAGATTCGACCAAGAGTGATGATGATGACGGTCAGAACATTCCGGTTGAGGGAGAGTTGAAGGACGGGCATGTTTCAAAAAGCAAAGAATATAAAACAGATGATGTCAGCAGAGAGCGGTCAAGGGACAGGGAACGCGAACGTGATAGAGAAAGAGATAGGCAAAAGGTTCGTGATCGTGAAAGAGGAAGAGATTCTGAAAGTGAAAGAGACAGAGAAAAAGTCAGAGATAGAAGCAACCGGTCAAAGGACAGAGGAAAGGATCATTCAGGACATGCTGAAAAACTGAAGCACCATTCTTCTCGAG ATCGGGACTATTATGGTTCGTCGCACTCTTCAAGGGAGAAGGATCGTCACAggcatcattcatatggttga